GGAGCCGAACCCGATTTTTCACGTAGATTCATCGATTCCAGTCATGAGCACAATTCTTGAAAATCTTCCGACGGGCCAGAAGGTAGGCATCGCCTTCTCCGGTGGCCTCGACACCAGCGCGGCACTGCACTGGATGCGTCTCAAGGGCGCCGTGCCCTATGCGTACACAGCAAACCTCGGCCAGCCCGACGAGGACGACTACGATTCGATCCCGCGCCGCGCGACCGAATACGGCGCGGAAGGCGCCCGACTGATCGACTGCCGCGCGCAACTCGTCGCGGAAGGCCTGGCAGCACTGCAATCCGGCGCGTTCCACATTTCGACCGCAGGCGTCACGTACTTCAACACGACCCCGATCGGCCGTGCGGTCACGGGCACGATGCTGGTCGCCGCGATGAAGGAAGACGGCGTCAACATCTGGGGCGACGGCAGCACGTACAAGGGCAACGACATCGAGCGCTTCTACCGCTACGGTCTGCTTGTGAACCCGGATCTGAAGATCTACAAGCCGTGGCTCGACCAGCAGTTCATCGACGAACTCGGTGGTCGCGCCGAGATGTCCGAGTTCATGCGTCAGGCAGGATTCGCGTACAAGATGTCGGCGGAAAAAGCGTATTCGACCGATTCGAACCTGCTCGGCGCGACGCATGAAGCGAAGGATCTCGAAAGCCTCGAAAGCGGCATCAAGATCGTCAACCCGATCATGGGCGTCGCGTTCTGGCGCGACGACGTGCAGGTCGCGAAGGAAGAAGTGACGATCCGCTTCGAAGAAGGTCATCCGGTCGCGCTGAACGGCAAGACGTACACGGATTCGGTCGAACTGCTTCTGGAAGCGAACCGCATCGGCGGGCGTCACGGCCTCGGCATGAGCGACCAGATCGAGAACCGGATCATCGAGGCGAAGAGCCGCGGCATCTACGAAGCCCCGGGCCTCGCGCTGCTGTACATCGCGTACGAGCGTCTCGTCACGGGCATCCACAATGAAGACACGATCGAGCAGTATCGCGAGAACGGTCGCCGTCTTGGCCGCTTCCTGTATCAAGGCCGCTGGTTCGATCCGCAAGCGATCATGCTGCGCGAAACCGCACAACGCTGGGTCGCGCGCGCGGTCACCGGCGAAGTGACGGTCGAACTGCGTCGCGGTAACGACTACTCGATTCTCAGCACGAAGTCGCCGAACCTGACGTATCAACCGGAGCGTCTGTCGATGGAGAAGGTCGTGTCGACGTTCTCGCCGCGCGACCGGATCGGCCAGCTGACGATGCGCAACCTCGACATCACCGACACGCGCGACAAGCTGCGCGTCTATTCGCAGATCGGTTTGCTGTCGGCCAGCGATGCATCGGTGCTGCCGCAGTTGAAGAGCGGCAAGAGCGAGGATTAAACCGCGTGTGCGTTCATGCTGATGTGAGTCACGTCGGCAGACGGTAGTGAAAAAGAAAGCCCTCTATCAAGAGGGCTTTCTGCTTTTTAGCTTCCGGCAATCGTTCCGTTAGTGCTTGTTGAGCGAGTCCGGATTCACCACATGAACCGGATGCCCGTCCGCATACGCGACGACCTGATCGAAGATATCGGAGAACTGCACCTCGTACTCGTCCTCGGTGACGTAGCCGATGTGCGGTGTGCACACGACGTTCGGCATGCGCAGCAGCGGATGCTGCGGGTCGCGTAGCGGCTCTTCGTCGAACACGTCGACGGCGGCCATGCCGGGGCGGCCTGCCTGCAACGCGTGTTCGAGCGCGCCCGGCACGATCAGTCCGGAGCGGCTTGTGTTGATCAGCAGTGCGTCTGGTTTCATCCGGGCGAGGTCATCGGCGGTGACGATGCCGCGGGTGTCCTTAACAAGCCGCATATGCAGCGACAGCACGTCACACGATTCGAAGAACGTCTGCTTGTCCGGCGCAGTGTCCCAACCGTCTTCGCGAGCCTGCTGCAGCGACGCCTCGCGTGCCCACACGAGCACCTTCATCCCGAACGCGGCGCCGTAGCGCGCCACTTCGGCACCGATGCGGCCATAACCGTAGATGCCGAGCGTGCGTCCATGCAGACTGCGGCCGACGCCGATCTGCCAGCCGCCGGTTTGCAGCGAACGCATCTGCTGCGGAATCTGGCGCATCGCCGCGATGGCAAGACCCCACGTCAGTTCGGCTGCCGCATACGACGGCGTGCCGGCGTGCTGATTCGATGAAACGATGACGCCTTGCGCGGTGCACGCATCGATGTCGATGTGCGGAAAGACGCTGCGCTGGCTGATCAAACGCAATTTCGGCAATCGCGCGATCAGCGGCGCGCGGATCTGCGTGCGCTCGCGGATCAGCACGAGTACCTCCGTGTCGCGCAGTCGTTCGGCCAGTGCATCGACGTCCTGCACGTGGTCGTTCCATACCGTTACCGTGTGACCGTCCAGCTTGCGGAAGCTGGGCAGGTGACGAACGGTGTCGAAGTAGTCGTCAAGAATGGTGATGTTCATGGGGGTTCCGTCTCCTCAGGGCTGTCACATCTTGATCGCTGTCTCTTCCGCAGGAAAATGAAATTAATTCACGAATCGTCGGATTGATGCCGATGTCCCCCCGCGACGTTAATCCGGCACCGCGATGTTGAAAGGCTTGCCCGGCACCCACACCCATGTCGCGACGACTTTCGCGCCGGCCGGTCCTGCTGTCGTTACGTGCACGACGTTCGCAGGGAGTTTCACGCTCTCGCCCGCATGCACGACACGCGCGGGCTGACCTTCGATCTGCACCGTCACCTCGCCTTCGAGCACGTAGAACACTTCCGGGCCCGTAGCTTTATGTCGCGGCTTCGCGGCGTTCGGAGGGAACTCGGCGATGCCCATGCCCATCTCGCGATCGGTGCCCGGAACGGGTACTCGCTGTAGTACGACGGTGTCTTTCGCGGCGGGTGCGGTGGAGGCTGCGATGGTGGCTGCCTGCGCGAGCGGCGCGGCCATCGCAGCGACGACGAGGGCAAGGAAACGAAGAGAGTGTGTCACGACGGCTCCGGTTTTAAGGCTTGCTACCAGCATCGAGCGAATTCAGGATTTCGTACGCGGCGGTGACACGCGCGTCGAGCGGGTACGATTTGTTCGCGAGTATCACGACACCGATTTTCTTCCCCGGCACGAACGCGGCGTAAGTCGAGAAGCCGTTCGTCGAACCGGTCTTGCCGAGCAGATACGCTTGTTGAGGCTGCAACGGCGGTGTGATCGCAGTGGCCGGCGAGCCTTTGAAAATCGCATCGGGACTGTTGCTTTCGACGAGCGTGTCGAGTGCCATCGGGTACGGGTACTCTTCCCACACCATGTCTTGAACGAATTTGCCCACCTTGTAGTAGCCGGTATGCGTGCACGCGATCGCGCGTTGCAGCTTGTTGTTCACAGGCACGACCTGCATGTTCGCGTCGAGGAAACGGATCAGATCGGACGTACTGGATTTGAGCCCATACGCTTCTGACGACAGCATGCCGGGATTCACTCTGACCGGCGCATCGGTTTTCGTGTAGCCCTGCGCGTAGCGCTTCATTTCGTTCGCGGGCACGTTGATGTAGCTGTGCGTCATGCCGAGTTCGGGCAGCAACCGCTTTTCGATTGCATCGTCGAATGGCTGGTTCAGGCTGGCCGCGGCCGCCATGCCGAGCATGCCGATGCCGAGATTCGAGTAGATCCGGTAGCTGCCGATCGGATGCTCCGGTTTCCATGCGCGGAAGTAGGCCATCAACTGATCGTTGTTCGTGATGCTGTCCGGCACGAACAATGGCAGCCCCGATGTGTGCGTACCGAGATTCAGCAGACTGACGTGATCGATGGGGCTGCCGCGCAATGCGGGCAGGTACTTGCTCGCGTTGTCCGAAAGCGAAAGCTTGCCGTCCACTTCCGCGTAGCACGCGAGCGTCGCGGTGAAAGTCTTGCTGAACGAGCCGATTTCGAAGAGCGTCTGCGGCGTGACTGCTTCGTCAGTCGCCTTCGACATCACGCCATAGTTGTAGAACGATTGCTTGCCGTCGACGGTGACCGCGACCGCGACGCCGGGCAGCGCGTATTTCTGCTGCAACGGCTGGACGATTGCATCGATCGCGCGCGTCTGCGGCGACGAGTCTGCGTTCCCCGCCGCGTAGCTGTGTGTGGCCCACAGGCACGTGAGCAGCAATAGTATTTTGTTGATGCGTGGCGCGTTTCTGGACATGACGGATCGATTGGGCCGATGAGGAGGACGAGGCATTGTCGCGTCGTCGGGAACCGGCAACAAGCGACGATAACTGGTGGGGCCCAAAAGAAATTCTTATCGATGCAGTGGGGTGGTTGTTTCGCTTTGGGTGAAATGACTGCGCATCGTGTCGCAGCGTAACGCGCGCTGGACTCGCGTCTCGATTGCCGAGAGTCAGCAGTTCAATCCGGCGACCCGCGACGACGCTGCGCCATCGCAAGCGTCATGCATGCACGAGCGGACGTGCATGCCTTGACGTTATCGGAGCGCACATCAATACGTCGACGCCCCTGCCTGCGAAGTGCCATTCGAAGTCGTCCCGCCAACCGCACCTTGCGCATTCGCTGCGTTTTGCGCAGTGGCAGCGGCTGAATCTTCCGCAGCGATTTTCGCTTCCGCAGCCTGAATGTCTTCGGGGTAATTGGCATCGTCGCCTAAGCTCGGCGTGTAACCCGCCTGTTCGACGCGTACGAGATCGGCGTAGACCTGCGCACGCGTGAGCGGCGCGGTCGTGCTCGCGAACGAGCTGATGGAGGCGGTACAGGCACCGAGGGTCAGTGCAATGGCTATAAGCGTTTTCATGATGAAGGTTTCCGGTATCGATTGAGCGACAGGCAGCCAGCGCCATGCCGCCGGGGTGGGGCGTTCACCCGAACCGGAAGCCTGCGTGGAGCCAGGGTAATACGTGATCGGCGCGATCCGCGTGATCGGCGCGATCGATGCGCGTTCGCATCAGCTGCCGAAATACACCGAGCAATAGCTGACAGGGCCGACGCACTCGGTCATCGCATCGGTTCCCATGCGCATGCCGCTGCTGCTCGTGCCGGCGGTCTGTGCGCCGACTGCGCCTTGCGTTTGCGCTTGCTGCTGTTGTTGATGCTTGAGCTGCTGCGCGAAGATCGGATTGACGTCGGGGTACGACGTGTCGGTGACGAGACGCGACCCGTTGTTCTCCGCCTGAATCAGTTCCTGACGCACTTCGGCGCGGGTCTTTTCCTGTGCGGATGCATTGGTGAATGCGCTTGCCGAAGCGAGGGCAACGAAGGACAGTGCGATGAACGAAAGCTTTTTCATTTGGAACTCCTGAGTGGTGAGAGACGACTGCTGTGTTCATTTGAGTGAACATCGACTCTCGCCTGGATATTCCCGAAATTTTGAAAAAAGCGTGGGACGTGCAGTATTTTTACGCGCTACATTCGCGTACAAAAAATACTTTGAAAATCTGGAATAAGAATGGCGTGACGCGGGTTACACGTCGCGCCATGCGTGTGGATCCGCAGATCTGCGGATCGCGTCAGATCGTGCGGCGGATTCTCATCGCAGGTTCCGGTTGTTTCGCAGCCGGCAGCGACGAAGGGAACCAGCGCGCCGCGAGCTTGTACGTGCTCACCGATCCACCGACCGCGAGCAGCATCGGAATCAACATGTCGTGATTGACCCGTGTGAATTCGAGAATCAGCACGACTGCGGTGATCGGCATCTGCATCGACGCAGCAAGAAACGATGCCGCACCGACGACCGCGAATGCGCCCGGTTGCATGCCGGGCCACAGCGGATTCAGCAGGCCGGCGATCACGAGCGACAACAACGCGCCGTTCGCGAGACCCGGTGTGAGCAATCCGCCCTCGGCGCCGCAACGCAGCGTGCTTGCGGTGATCGCGACCTTCAGCACGAGCAGTGTCGCGGCGAGGCCGACGGTCAGGTGACTGTCGAAGCTGAGGCCGGCCGGTCCCTTGCCGTTGCCGAGCAGTTGCGGCAACGACATCGCGAGCACGCCGATCACGACGAAATTGAGCAGCGTCAACACCGGCAGGCGCTGGTCTTTCGGTGCGAGCGAACGGGCATGGCTCATGAGGCGCGTGAACGCATACGCGGCCACACCGAACAGCGGCCCGCACACGATCGACCACACCACCAGTTGCGCGTTCAGCGTGAACTGCGGCACCTGATACTGATGTTCGTTGCCGAGCCCGATCCACGCGACCACTGCTGCGATCGCCGACGTCGCGAGCGCGGGAACGACGACTGTCCACTCGAACGTGCCGAGCAGCACTTCGAGTACGAACACCGCGCCACCGAGCGGCACGTTGTACACGGCGGCGAGACCGGCGCCGGCACCGCACGCGACCATGATCCGTCGATCCGCCACCGACAGTCCCGCGCGGCGCGACAGCCACGCCGCAAACGCCGCGCCGATTTCGCGCGGCGCGACTTCGCGGCCGAGCGGCGAGCCCATCGCGACGGTGACAATCTGCAGCAGCGCATGAATCGTCGTGCTCAGGCCGGGCATCCGCGGGTCGTCGCTGTTCATCGCCTTGCGAATGCCGACGAGCGGCCGGCCATAGCGATACAGCGCCCACCAGCCGCCGCCCGCGATCAGTCCGCAGATCGACACGACGATCAGACGACGCAGCGGCGCCGTGTCCGTCACGCCTTCGAGAAAACTCTCCGCGCTGATCACATGCGCGACGCTGTAGCCGTACGCGACGTGCTGGATCGCATGCAGCAACAGCGCGAGCGCCATGCCGCCGAGCCCCGCACCGATGCCGGTCAGCACCGTGACCGCCGCGAATCCCGCGAGCGAACGGGGTTCGTCGACGGAGGCTGGACGGCGTTCGTTTTCGGCTGACATGGTGCGGCTCCCTGAATTCGCAATCGTTCGTGACGGACCGTTCGCGCAGGCTGTGCGCTGTCCGTATTCGTTGCATCGAATGGTATGCCGCGCTGCATCATGATTCAAATTGTTTATTTGAATCAATTGATGCTAAATTTGACTTTATCAGGTCGGGTGTCTCGATTCGGGCTGGTCGAAGTCAATCCGCGAGAGGCAGGGCTGCTCGCGGATTGACGTGTGAGTTGGCAGGGGCCGCTGGCCGCGCATCTCGCCGCAACGAGCGCGGCCCGGTCGAGTGGATAGAACTGCGAGCGCTATTCAGTATTCTCATGCGCGGCCGCAGCCGCCATCGCTGCATCCCGATGCGCCAGCACATCGTCGATCAACCCATACGTCTTCGCCTCTTCCGCCGACATGAAGTTGTCGCGGTCCGTGTCCTTGACGATCTGCTCGATGCTTCGTCCGGTGCACTCGGCGAGCATCGCGTTCAGCCGCTCGCGCTGAAACAGCACTTCCCTCGCCTGGATCTCGACGTCGGCGGCGGTTCCCTGGCTGCCGCCCGACGGCTGATGGATCATGATCCGCGCGTTCGGCAACGCGAAGCGTTTGCCGCGTGTGCCGGCCGCCAGCAGGAACGTGCCCATGCTCGCGGCGAAACCGGTGCACAGCGTCGACACGTCGGGCTTGATGAAGTGCATCGTGTCGTAGATCGCCATGCCGTCGTAGACCGAACCGCCCGGCGAGTTAATATAAAAAGAGATGTCCTTGTCCGGGTTCTCCGATTCAAGAAACAGCAGTTGCGCGACGATCAGGCTCGCCGACTGTTCGTTGACCGGGCCGACCAGAAACACGATCCGTTCGCGCAGCAACCGCGAGTAGATGTCGTAAGCGCGTTCGCCGCGTCCGGACTGTTCGATGACCGTCGGCACGAGGCCGAGTCCGGAAACGGATGAGGGATGAAATGGCATGCGTTCCTCGCAATGGCGGGTGAGTGTCCCGTCGCTGCGTTCGCAGCACGGGTTTCATCCGCATGACGCGGGAGTGGGGTGCCGCGTGACGAAAAAATTTTTGCGCGCGGGTGTCACGTTCGCCGCGCGTCGAACGTCAAGCGAGCGGGCGCCTGCGGGCGCGTTAAACGACATATCGACCGATGTAGAGAGGTCACGAATGACGCAGATAACCGAGCAGGCAGACGATTCCACCACCGTGTTCGACGCCGCGCGCGCAAGGCTGCAAGCGCTCGCATACCGGCTGCTCGGCAGCCGCGCGGAGGCTGAGGACGTCGTGCAGGATGCGTGGCTCAAGTGGCGCTTCGCGAGCGCCGACGACGTGCGTACGC
This portion of the Paraburkholderia flava genome encodes:
- the argG gene encoding argininosuccinate synthase: MSTILENLPTGQKVGIAFSGGLDTSAALHWMRLKGAVPYAYTANLGQPDEDDYDSIPRRATEYGAEGARLIDCRAQLVAEGLAALQSGAFHISTAGVTYFNTTPIGRAVTGTMLVAAMKEDGVNIWGDGSTYKGNDIERFYRYGLLVNPDLKIYKPWLDQQFIDELGGRAEMSEFMRQAGFAYKMSAEKAYSTDSNLLGATHEAKDLESLESGIKIVNPIMGVAFWRDDVQVAKEEVTIRFEEGHPVALNGKTYTDSVELLLEANRIGGRHGLGMSDQIENRIIEAKSRGIYEAPGLALLYIAYERLVTGIHNEDTIEQYRENGRRLGRFLYQGRWFDPQAIMLRETAQRWVARAVTGEVTVELRRGNDYSILSTKSPNLTYQPERLSMEKVVSTFSPRDRIGQLTMRNLDITDTRDKLRVYSQIGLLSASDASVLPQLKSGKSED
- a CDS encoding D-2-hydroxyacid dehydrogenase family protein; translated protein: MNITILDDYFDTVRHLPSFRKLDGHTVTVWNDHVQDVDALAERLRDTEVLVLIRERTQIRAPLIARLPKLRLISQRSVFPHIDIDACTAQGVIVSSNQHAGTPSYAAAELTWGLAIAAMRQIPQQMRSLQTGGWQIGVGRSLHGRTLGIYGYGRIGAEVARYGAAFGMKVLVWAREASLQQAREDGWDTAPDKQTFFESCDVLSLHMRLVKDTRGIVTADDLARMKPDALLINTSRSGLIVPGALEHALQAGRPGMAAVDVFDEEPLRDPQHPLLRMPNVVCTPHIGYVTEDEYEVQFSDIFDQVVAYADGHPVHVVNPDSLNKH
- a CDS encoding cupin domain-containing protein, whose product is MTHSLRFLALVVAAMAAPLAQAATIAASTAPAAKDTVVLQRVPVPGTDREMGMGIAEFPPNAAKPRHKATGPEVFYVLEGEVTVQIEGQPARVVHAGESVKLPANVVHVTTAGPAGAKVVATWVWVPGKPFNIAVPD
- the ampC gene encoding class C beta-lactamase, with amino-acid sequence MSRNAPRINKILLLLTCLWATHSYAAGNADSSPQTRAIDAIVQPLQQKYALPGVAVAVTVDGKQSFYNYGVMSKATDEAVTPQTLFEIGSFSKTFTATLACYAEVDGKLSLSDNASKYLPALRGSPIDHVSLLNLGTHTSGLPLFVPDSITNNDQLMAYFRAWKPEHPIGSYRIYSNLGIGMLGMAAAASLNQPFDDAIEKRLLPELGMTHSYINVPANEMKRYAQGYTKTDAPVRVNPGMLSSEAYGLKSSTSDLIRFLDANMQVVPVNNKLQRAIACTHTGYYKVGKFVQDMVWEEYPYPMALDTLVESNSPDAIFKGSPATAITPPLQPQQAYLLGKTGSTNGFSTYAAFVPGKKIGVVILANKSYPLDARVTAAYEILNSLDAGSKP
- a CDS encoding DUF4148 domain-containing protein — protein: MKTLIAIALTLGACTASISSFASTTAPLTRAQVYADLVRVEQAGYTPSLGDDANYPEDIQAAEAKIAAEDSAAATAQNAANAQGAVGGTTSNGTSQAGASTY
- a CDS encoding DUF4148 domain-containing protein, with the translated sequence MKKLSFIALSFVALASASAFTNASAQEKTRAEVRQELIQAENNGSRLVTDTSYPDVNPIFAQQLKHQQQQQAQTQGAVGAQTAGTSSSGMRMGTDAMTECVGPVSYCSVYFGS
- a CDS encoding chloride channel protein, producing MSAENERRPASVDEPRSLAGFAAVTVLTGIGAGLGGMALALLLHAIQHVAYGYSVAHVISAESFLEGVTDTAPLRRLIVVSICGLIAGGGWWALYRYGRPLVGIRKAMNSDDPRMPGLSTTIHALLQIVTVAMGSPLGREVAPREIGAAFAAWLSRRAGLSVADRRIMVACGAGAGLAAVYNVPLGGAVFVLEVLLGTFEWTVVVPALATSAIAAVVAWIGLGNEHQYQVPQFTLNAQLVVWSIVCGPLFGVAAYAFTRLMSHARSLAPKDQRLPVLTLLNFVVIGVLAMSLPQLLGNGKGPAGLSFDSHLTVGLAATLLVLKVAITASTLRCGAEGGLLTPGLANGALLSLVIAGLLNPLWPGMQPGAFAVVGAASFLAASMQMPITAVVLILEFTRVNHDMLIPMLLAVGGSVSTYKLAARWFPSSLPAAKQPEPAMRIRRTI
- the clpP gene encoding ATP-dependent Clp endopeptidase proteolytic subunit ClpP, which codes for MPFHPSSVSGLGLVPTVIEQSGRGERAYDIYSRLLRERIVFLVGPVNEQSASLIVAQLLFLESENPDKDISFYINSPGGSVYDGMAIYDTMHFIKPDVSTLCTGFAASMGTFLLAAGTRGKRFALPNARIMIHQPSGGSQGTAADVEIQAREVLFQRERLNAMLAECTGRSIEQIVKDTDRDNFMSAEEAKTYGLIDDVLAHRDAAMAAAAAHENTE